The Trueperaceae bacterium DNA window CTGGGCCTTGACGGCGCGATCGTGGGTCGCGCCCTCTACGAGGGGAAGGTCAGCTATCCCAGAACTGCCTGAGGTGGAGACCGTGCGGCGTGAGCTCGAGCCCTGGCTCATCGGGCGCGAGGTCGCGGCGGCCGAGCTGCTGGCGCCGCCGGGGCCGAAGTACGCCGGGCTCGAGCGGGCGTCCGGTCAGCGCGTGCTGGCGGTGGGGCGAAGGGGCAAGTTCCTCATCGCGCCGCTCTCGGGGAACGACGAGCTGGTGATGCACCTGGGCATGACGGGCTCACTGGGGCCCGAGGAGCCGGCCGACCACGTGCGCGTGCGGCTGCACCTGCTGGGCGACGGCCCGCCGACGATCTACTTCAGGGACCCGCGCCGCTTCGGCCGCTTCCTAGTCGTGCCCGCCGGCGACTACGCCGCCCTGCCCACGCTGCGCGACCTCGGCCCCGAGCCCTTCGACCCGTCCCTGACGGCCGAGGGCTTCGCCGCGAACCTGCGGCGCTCCGCCACGGCCGTGAAGGCCTACCTGCTGAGCCAGCGGCCCGTGGCCGGCGTGGGGAACATCTACGCCGACGAGGCGTTGTGGCGCGCCCGGATCAACCCGCTCACGCCGGCGGACGCGGTGAGCCTCGACCAGGCGGCGGACCTGCTCGCCGCGCTGCGCGCCGTGCTGGCGGAGAGCATCGCCGCGAACGGCACGACCCTGCGCGACTACCGCCGCGTGGGCGGCGAGGCCGGGTCGTTCTACGAGCGGCTCGCGGTGTACGGCAAGGCCGGCGAGCCCTGCCCGCGCTGCGGCGCCGTGATGGTCAGGAGCGTCGTCGGCGGACGCGGGACCGTCCACTGCCCCGTCTGCCAGCCGGCCCCGCGGAGGGCCCGCCGCCGCGGCGCGCGCGCCGCCTGAGACCCGTCGGGCGGCCGGTTCAAGGATTCTGTAGGATTCAAGGGTGCGGTCGAGCGAGGGGCGCCGAGGCGAGCGCGCGGTCGTCGTGACCGGCGCATCGAGCGGCATCGGCAAGGCGATCGCCCTTCACCTGGCCCAGCGAGGCTTCCTCGTGTTCGCCGGCGTGCGCAGGCCGGAGGACGAGGCGGCGCTCACGTCGGCGGCGGGCGCGGACGGCGCGCTCGTCAGGCCGGTGACCCTCGACGTCACGGTCGAGGAGCAGGTCTGCGCCGTCGCCGAGACCGTGGGGGAGCACGGCACGCCGCTCGCCGGGGTCGTGAGCAACGCCGGCATCGCCGTGGCCGCCCCCATGGAGTTCGTTCCCCTCGAGGACCTCAGGCGCCAGTTCGAGGTCAACGTGGTCGGCGCCGTGGCCACGATCCAGGCCCTGATGCCCCAGGTGAGGGCGTCGCGCGGACGCCTGGTCATGATCGGCTCGATCTCCGGCCTCGTCTCCTCGCGCGTGCTGGGCGCCTACGCCGCCTCGAAGTTCGCGCTCGAGGCCATCTCCGACGCGCTCCGCCGCGAGCTCGCCGACTGGGGCATACCGGTCTCGGTGGTCGAGCCCGGCCGCATCGCGACGCCCATCTGGTCGAAGTCGGTGGGCGACGCCCTCGAGCGGCTCGAGCGCATGCCTCCCGAGGCCCTGCGGTACTACGAGGGCATGATCGACGAGGTGAGGGAGGGGGCCAAGCAGGCCGAGGTCAACGGCACGCCGGCCGCGGCGGT harbors:
- a CDS encoding SDR family NAD(P)-dependent oxidoreductase, whose protein sequence is MRSSEGRRGERAVVVTGASSGIGKAIALHLAQRGFLVFAGVRRPEDEAALTSAAGADGALVRPVTLDVTVEEQVCAVAETVGEHGTPLAGVVSNAGIAVAAPMEFVPLEDLRRQFEVNVVGAVATIQALMPQVRASRGRLVMIGSISGLVSSRVLGAYAASKFALEAISDALRRELADWGIPVSVVEPGRIATPIWSKSVGDALERLERMPPEALRYYEGMIDEVREGAKQAEVNGTPAAAVARAVYRALTDRRPRTRYFVGLDAHIVNALRRVLTDPMFDRLIRATRR
- the mutM gene encoding bifunctional DNA-formamidopyrimidine glycosylase/DNA-(apurinic or apyrimidinic site) lyase — its product is MRRELEPWLIGREVAAAELLAPPGPKYAGLERASGQRVLAVGRRGKFLIAPLSGNDELVMHLGMTGSLGPEEPADHVRVRLHLLGDGPPTIYFRDPRRFGRFLVVPAGDYAALPTLRDLGPEPFDPSLTAEGFAANLRRSATAVKAYLLSQRPVAGVGNIYADEALWRARINPLTPADAVSLDQAADLLAALRAVLAESIAANGTTLRDYRRVGGEAGSFYERLAVYGKAGEPCPRCGAVMVRSVVGGRGTVHCPVCQPAPRRARRRGARAA